A single genomic interval of Stieleria maiorica harbors:
- the rpoB gene encoding DNA-directed RNA polymerase subunit beta, which yields MAVTSKRRLIPTTVRHFGTDLGGFELPDLTALQTASYKEFLQEDISPLSRQDHGLESVLREIFPIASYDGNITLEYIRYELGKPRYTSQECRQLRLTYGMPLRIWLRLNREEPHEEEVYLGDMPIMMGGGEFIINGAERVVVSQLHRSPGVDFVWDTDTTTDRKLPSCRVIPERGSWVEFNVTKKDALTVRIDQSGKFAATTLLRAMDPKYSTDADILQAFYPTRTEKLSSVKSASKIEGKIAVDDVVFPSGSERAGEIIIEAAHRITKEVAEAICVAGVTSIQCMDAPKVPVIFNTLMEDNTASHEEALLRIYQRLRPGNPPQLEKARVLFEEKFYDDNRYRLGKVGRFRLNRKLGLGVSESVMTLRPDDIIESIRYLIELFDPDSPAEIDDIDHLGNRRLRTIDELACEELRKGFLKLRRTVQERMSVKDAQDMTPRSLINPKSVSAAIDYFFGRGELSQVVDQTNPLSQLTHERRLSALGPGGLNRKRAGFEVRDVHISHYGRICPIETPEGTNIGLISSLAIYAGVDDYGFLITPYRCVKDGVVTDEVVWLRADEENEAYVAPADTEVKDNALVPGPNLIARVRSDFQIVQPNQVNYMDVAPSQMVGVSAGLIPFLEHDDANRALMGSNMQRQAVPLLVAEPPIVGTGMEREVARNSAMVVRARRAGKVTYVDSSRIEIGSDHYELKKYQGLNERTCQNQKPLVRLGDDVTKGQIIADGAATRDGELALGRNVLVGFMSFDGFNYEDAIIISEELVRNDTYTSIHIEDFDVEIRETKLGREEFTRDIPNVSEKALRNLDENGIVQVGTYVKPGDILVGKVSPKSKTELTPEEKLLHAIFGRAGEDVKNDSLEVPSGIEGIVIDTHKFSRRMSLSEDERKEFERELKDVEASGNAEIASTFESLVRDLEEAAGAKLKDSTGTPLADGQDPKFVAERAIAFRLDHIMDQVKGEDKQAAVQKVYDTQWSNVEVAIDQRDRKLNSMKRGDELRSGVLQMAKVYIATKRVISVGDKMAGRHGNKGVIAKILPIADMPFLPDGTPLQILLNPLGVPSRMNVGQILETHLGWAGAKLGFQSITPVFNGASEDDINEALEEAGLPRHGKVQLIDGRTGEAMEQETTVGYIYMLKLHHLVDDKVHARSTGPYSLITQQPLGGKARFGGQRFGEMEVWALEAYGAAYILQELLTVKSDDVEGRTKIYESMVKGENTLEAGTPASFDVLTNEIRGLALNMQLEKRPI from the coding sequence ATGGCAGTTACGTCCAAGCGTCGTCTGATTCCCACAACCGTCCGTCACTTTGGTACCGATTTGGGTGGCTTCGAGCTTCCCGATTTGACCGCTTTGCAGACCGCTTCTTACAAGGAGTTCCTGCAAGAAGACATCAGCCCGCTCTCTCGCCAAGACCATGGGCTGGAAAGCGTCCTGCGCGAAATTTTTCCGATCGCCAGCTACGACGGGAACATCACGCTGGAGTACATCCGCTACGAGCTCGGCAAACCTCGCTACACCAGCCAGGAATGCCGCCAGTTGCGGCTGACCTACGGGATGCCCCTGCGGATCTGGTTGCGTCTGAATCGTGAAGAACCGCACGAGGAAGAAGTGTATCTCGGCGACATGCCGATCATGATGGGTGGCGGCGAGTTCATCATCAACGGTGCCGAGCGTGTGGTCGTCAGCCAGTTGCACCGTTCACCCGGTGTCGACTTCGTCTGGGACACCGACACGACGACCGACCGCAAACTGCCCTCGTGCCGCGTGATTCCCGAACGCGGCAGCTGGGTCGAGTTCAATGTCACCAAGAAAGATGCGCTGACCGTTCGGATCGACCAGAGTGGGAAGTTCGCCGCGACGACGTTGCTGCGGGCGATGGACCCGAAGTACTCGACCGACGCCGACATCCTGCAAGCGTTCTACCCCACCCGCACCGAAAAGCTCTCCAGCGTCAAAAGCGCCTCGAAGATCGAAGGCAAGATCGCCGTTGATGACGTCGTCTTCCCCAGCGGCAGCGAACGGGCCGGTGAAATCATCATCGAAGCGGCGCACCGGATCACCAAGGAAGTCGCCGAAGCGATCTGCGTCGCCGGCGTGACCAGCATCCAGTGCATGGATGCCCCCAAGGTCCCGGTGATCTTCAACACCCTGATGGAAGATAACACCGCCAGCCACGAAGAAGCGTTGTTGCGGATCTACCAACGACTGCGTCCGGGCAACCCGCCGCAGCTGGAAAAGGCGCGGGTTCTGTTCGAAGAAAAATTCTACGACGACAACCGCTACCGGCTCGGCAAGGTCGGACGATTCCGTCTGAATCGAAAACTGGGTCTGGGCGTCAGCGAGTCGGTGATGACGCTGCGGCCGGATGACATCATCGAATCGATTCGTTATCTGATCGAACTGTTTGACCCGGACAGCCCCGCGGAAATCGACGACATCGACCACCTGGGCAACCGTCGTCTGCGAACCATCGACGAACTCGCCTGCGAAGAGCTCCGCAAAGGGTTCCTGAAACTGCGCCGCACGGTGCAGGAACGGATGAGCGTCAAAGATGCCCAGGACATGACGCCGCGATCGCTGATCAACCCCAAGAGCGTCTCGGCGGCGATCGATTACTTCTTCGGTCGCGGCGAGCTGTCGCAAGTCGTCGACCAGACGAACCCGTTGAGCCAGCTGACGCACGAACGCCGGCTTTCGGCACTCGGACCGGGCGGTTTGAACCGGAAACGAGCCGGATTCGAAGTCCGCGACGTGCACATTTCTCACTACGGACGGATCTGCCCGATTGAAACGCCGGAAGGCACGAACATCGGCTTGATCAGTTCGCTGGCGATCTACGCCGGCGTGGACGATTACGGCTTCCTGATCACGCCCTACCGATGCGTCAAAGACGGCGTCGTCACCGACGAAGTCGTCTGGTTGCGTGCCGACGAAGAAAACGAGGCCTACGTGGCGCCGGCCGACACCGAGGTCAAGGACAACGCACTGGTCCCCGGCCCCAACTTGATCGCCCGGGTCCGCAGCGACTTCCAAATCGTCCAGCCCAACCAGGTCAACTACATGGACGTCGCGCCCAGCCAAATGGTGGGCGTCTCGGCCGGGTTGATCCCGTTCCTGGAGCACGACGACGCCAACCGTGCGTTGATGGGTTCGAACATGCAGCGTCAAGCGGTCCCGTTGCTGGTGGCCGAACCGCCGATCGTCGGCACCGGGATGGAACGCGAGGTCGCACGCAACAGTGCGATGGTCGTCCGCGCCCGCCGTGCCGGCAAAGTCACGTATGTCGATTCCAGCCGCATCGAAATCGGCAGCGACCACTACGAACTGAAAAAGTACCAGGGACTCAACGAGCGCACCTGCCAAAACCAAAAGCCGCTGGTGCGGCTGGGCGATGACGTCACCAAAGGCCAGATCATTGCCGACGGTGCCGCGACCCGAGACGGCGAACTGGCCCTGGGACGCAACGTCCTGGTCGGCTTCATGTCCTTCGACGGCTTCAACTACGAAGACGCGATCATCATCAGCGAAGAACTGGTGCGGAACGACACCTACACGTCGATCCACATCGAAGATTTCGACGTCGAAATCCGCGAGACGAAACTCGGCCGCGAAGAGTTCACCCGTGACATCCCCAACGTCAGCGAAAAAGCCCTTCGCAACCTGGACGAAAACGGCATCGTCCAAGTCGGGACGTACGTCAAACCCGGCGACATCCTGGTCGGAAAGGTCAGCCCGAAGAGCAAGACCGAACTGACGCCGGAAGAAAAACTGCTGCACGCGATCTTCGGCCGGGCCGGTGAGGACGTCAAAAACGACTCGCTGGAAGTCCCCTCGGGGATCGAAGGGATCGTCATCGACACCCACAAGTTCTCGCGCCGCATGAGTCTGTCCGAGGACGAGCGGAAGGAGTTCGAACGGGAACTGAAAGACGTCGAAGCGTCGGGCAATGCGGAAATCGCCAGCACGTTTGAATCGCTGGTCCGCGATCTGGAAGAGGCCGCCGGTGCGAAGCTGAAGGATTCCACCGGAACGCCGCTGGCCGACGGACAGGACCCCAAGTTCGTCGCCGAACGCGCGATCGCATTCCGGCTCGATCACATCATGGATCAAGTCAAAGGCGAGGACAAACAGGCCGCGGTCCAAAAGGTCTACGACACCCAATGGTCCAACGTCGAAGTCGCCATCGATCAACGCGACCGCAAACTCAACAGCATGAAGCGGGGCGACGAACTCCGCAGCGGTGTGTTGCAGATGGCCAAGGTCTACATCGCCACCAAGCGTGTGATCAGCGTCGGGGACAAGATGGCCGGCCGGCACGGGAACAAGGGTGTGATCGCCAAGATCCTGCCGATCGCCGACATGCCTTTCCTGCCCGACGGCACCCCGCTGCAAATCCTGCTCAACCCGCTTGGCGTCCCCAGCCGAATGAACGTCGGCCAGATTTTGGAAACGCACCTGGGTTGGGCCGGAGCCAAACTGGGCTTCCAGTCGATCACGCCGGTCTTCAACGGGGCCAGCGAAGACGACATCAACGAAGCGTTGGAAGAAGCCGGGTTGCCGCGTCACGGCAAGGTCCAACTGATCGACGGTCGCACCGGCGAAGCGATGGAACAGGAAACCACCGTCGGCTACATCTACATGCTCAAACTGCACCACCTGGTCGACGACAAGGTCCACGCCCGCAGCACCGGACCGTACTCGTTGATCACCCAGCAACCCCTGGGCGGGAAAGCACGTTTCGGCGGCCAGCGTTTCGGAGAGATGGAAGTTTGGGCGTTGGAAGCCTACGGTGCCGCGTACATCTTGCAGGAGTTGTTGACCGTCAAGAGCGACGATGTCGAAGGCCGTACCAAGATCTACGAATCGATGGTCAAGGGAGAAAACACGTTGGAAGCCGGCACACCGGCCAGCTTCGACGTTCTGACCAACGAGATCCGTGGCTTGGCGCTGAACATGCAACTCGAAAAGAGACCGATTTAG
- a CDS encoding DUF5658 family protein, whose product MDRSTFGHHFVAMIALAALSGVGPASAAPGPQSDPGPQSPAKYPAKQGYIFIDGEYLAPPYEVHVTADSLTLNGHEFGPETFDLSAYAEQARERESRFNRRRPRWMREANFAPNASETRWVNFREGPRFGQTDQFGQTDQFARGDQFGRGDRVGRGDQFGRSDRVGSGDRDGEGGWRPGGSPGDSTSNLFRIFADDIASVDFGTVLVLYTGAPPALLFRESDGIEYLRALNAPDNRTTAVNLTSLDNRTHAVLDRLLTEFQPTAAFSERAQATFDKIDAAELEGERISAGTRWLSRISYPLTIFAMAVVVLGFGHLLTNRPTIEVATEEPTDWSKHRKVVGQSLLIVALLSVVDLVWTLGTANAGMMRELNPLGSSMISQPVRLFFFKAAVTGIAIAILYRLHRRPIAQVASWWCCLLLTLLTARWLMFQSMFL is encoded by the coding sequence ATGGATCGCTCTACATTTGGCCACCACTTCGTCGCGATGATCGCTCTCGCGGCACTGTCGGGCGTCGGGCCCGCGTCGGCTGCCCCTGGGCCGCAATCTGATCCTGGGCCGCAATCGCCAGCCAAGTACCCAGCCAAGCAAGGGTATATTTTCATCGACGGCGAATACCTGGCCCCACCGTATGAGGTCCACGTCACGGCGGATTCGCTGACGCTCAACGGTCACGAGTTCGGGCCCGAGACGTTTGACCTGTCCGCCTATGCCGAACAGGCCCGGGAACGGGAGTCACGGTTCAACCGGCGCCGTCCACGCTGGATGCGCGAGGCCAACTTCGCCCCGAACGCCTCCGAAACCCGTTGGGTGAATTTCAGGGAAGGGCCGCGATTCGGCCAGACGGATCAATTCGGCCAGACGGATCAATTTGCCCGGGGTGATCAATTCGGCCGGGGTGATCGAGTTGGCCGGGGTGATCAATTCGGCCGGAGTGATCGAGTTGGCTCGGGCGACCGAGATGGCGAGGGCGGGTGGCGTCCCGGCGGCAGTCCAGGCGACTCGACCTCCAATCTGTTTCGGATCTTTGCCGACGACATCGCGTCGGTCGACTTCGGTACGGTCCTGGTGCTGTACACCGGCGCCCCGCCGGCACTATTGTTCCGCGAATCGGACGGCATCGAGTACTTGAGGGCGTTGAACGCCCCGGACAACCGCACAACCGCCGTCAATCTCACCAGCCTTGACAACCGGACCCACGCGGTCTTGGATCGACTGCTGACCGAATTCCAGCCCACAGCGGCGTTCAGCGAGCGTGCCCAGGCGACGTTTGACAAAATCGATGCGGCTGAGCTCGAGGGGGAACGGATCTCGGCGGGGACCCGCTGGCTCTCACGCATCTCCTATCCCCTGACCATTTTTGCGATGGCCGTGGTCGTGCTCGGCTTTGGGCACCTGTTGACCAATCGCCCCACGATCGAAGTGGCGACGGAGGAACCGACGGACTGGTCCAAGCATCGCAAGGTGGTCGGGCAATCCCTGTTGATCGTCGCATTGCTTTCGGTCGTCGATCTGGTTTGGACGCTGGGGACCGCCAATGCCGGAATGATGCGCGAACTCAATCCGCTCGGCAGCAGCATGATCAGCCAGCCGGTTCGGTTATTTTTCTTCAAAGCGGCCGTGACAGGGATTGCGATCGCCATCCTGTACCGACTGCACCGACGGCCGATTGCCCAAGTGGCCTCGTGGTGGTGCTGTCTGCTGTTGACGCTGCTGACCGCCCGATGGTTGATGTTCCAGTCGATGTTCCTCTAG
- a CDS encoding DUF1501 domain-containing protein — protein sequence MPNQPAASSLHRDQPHGQAPHCPAACLDRDDIFRLNRRGFLSRGGIGFGSIALASMLCEQSSAAAGPHFPPRAKHVIYLHMIGAPSQLDLFDEKPELVKRHNQPCPPEVTKDRDFAFIGKTSTLAGSPWKFSRHGECGHTMSELWPHLSNVADELAFVHSLHTEEINHAPAQMFLHSGFGRGGRPSFGSWVSYGLGSENKDLPGYVVLLSGPAGGAGTSMWSPGFLPSIYQGIQFRSEGDPVLFLSNPEGRSIEDRRQVLDALGELNEQHRLATGDEEIATRISQYEMSYRMQMSVPELMSLEGETAETLSLYGAQPGKASFANNCLLARRLVERGVRLIELYDSDWDHHGTIEKRLPEKCRQTDRPIAALITDLKRRGLLKDTLIIWGSEFGRTPLNQGSNQGTGLSGRDHHKDAFTCWLAGGGVKGGVSYGKTDEFGMDVVQDGVHVHDLNATVLHLLGLDHERLTYRYQGREFRLTDVEGRIVRQLLG from the coding sequence ATGCCCAACCAACCTGCCGCATCAAGTCTGCATCGTGACCAACCACACGGCCAAGCTCCGCATTGCCCCGCGGCGTGTCTGGACCGCGACGACATTTTCCGATTAAACCGCCGCGGTTTTCTCAGCCGCGGCGGCATCGGCTTCGGATCGATCGCACTGGCGTCGATGCTTTGCGAACAGTCCTCTGCTGCCGCTGGCCCGCATTTCCCGCCGCGCGCCAAGCATGTGATTTATCTGCACATGATCGGTGCCCCGTCACAATTGGACCTGTTCGACGAGAAACCCGAACTGGTCAAACGGCACAACCAACCCTGCCCGCCGGAAGTCACCAAAGATCGCGACTTTGCGTTCATCGGCAAAACCTCCACGTTGGCCGGTTCGCCGTGGAAGTTTTCGCGGCATGGCGAATGCGGACACACGATGAGCGAACTGTGGCCGCATCTGAGCAACGTCGCCGACGAGTTGGCCTTCGTTCATTCGCTGCACACCGAGGAGATCAACCATGCTCCGGCGCAGATGTTTCTGCATTCCGGATTCGGTCGCGGCGGCCGCCCCAGCTTCGGTTCCTGGGTCAGCTATGGACTAGGTTCGGAAAACAAGGACCTGCCAGGATACGTCGTGCTGCTAAGCGGTCCGGCCGGCGGCGCCGGGACCAGCATGTGGTCGCCGGGGTTTCTGCCCAGTATTTACCAAGGCATCCAATTCCGTTCCGAAGGAGACCCGGTGCTGTTCCTTTCCAACCCTGAGGGACGATCGATCGAAGATCGCCGCCAAGTGCTCGACGCGCTCGGGGAACTGAATGAACAGCACCGACTGGCGACCGGCGACGAAGAAATCGCGACACGGATCAGCCAATACGAAATGTCCTACCGTATGCAGATGTCGGTGCCGGAACTAATGAGCCTGGAGGGGGAGACCGCCGAAACGCTTTCGCTTTACGGCGCCCAACCCGGCAAAGCGTCCTTCGCCAACAACTGCTTGCTGGCCCGGCGGTTGGTCGAGCGCGGCGTGCGGCTGATCGAATTGTACGATTCGGATTGGGACCACCACGGGACGATCGAGAAACGTCTGCCGGAGAAATGCCGCCAGACCGATCGCCCGATCGCCGCCCTGATCACCGATCTAAAACGGCGCGGATTGCTGAAAGACACACTGATCATCTGGGGATCCGAATTCGGCCGCACGCCCTTGAACCAAGGCAGTAACCAGGGAACGGGATTGTCCGGCAGAGACCACCACAAGGACGCCTTCACGTGCTGGCTGGCCGGCGGCGGGGTCAAGGGCGGCGTCAGCTATGGCAAGACCGATGAATTCGGCATGGATGTCGTCCAGGATGGCGTCCACGTCCACGACCTCAACGCCACCGTCTTGCACCTGCTCGGCCTCGATCACGAGCGGCTGACCTATCGATACCAGGGACGCGAATTCCGACTGACCGATGTGGAAGGGCGAATCGTTCGGCAATTGCTGGGTTGA